Proteins found in one Amphiprion ocellaris isolate individual 3 ecotype Okinawa chromosome 22, ASM2253959v1, whole genome shotgun sequence genomic segment:
- the actr3b gene encoding actin-related protein 3B, with protein MSLQLPPCVIDCGTGYTKIGYAGNTEPQFIMPSCISIKESAGVGEQAQRRLVRGVDDLDFYIGDEAVDKPNYATKWPIRHGMVEDWDLMEKFMEQVIFKYLRAEPEDHSFLMTEPPLNTPENREYLAEIMFETFNIPGLYIAVQAVLALAASWTSRQVGQRTLTGIVIDSGDGVTHAIPVAEGYVIGSCIKHIPIAGRDITFFIQQLLRDREVGIPPEQSLETAKIVKERYCYICPDIVKEFSKYDCDPGKWIKQYRGVNSISRTSFHIDVGYERFLGPEIFFHPEFANPDFMQPISDVIDEVIQSCPIDVRRPLYKNIVLSGGSTMFRDFGRRLQRDLKRVVDARLRLSEELSGGRIKPKPMEVQVVTHHMQRYAVWFGGSMLASTPEFSQVCHSKKDYDEIGPSICRHNPVFGIMS; from the exons ATGTCCCTGCAGTTGCCCCCGTGCGTGATAGATTGCGGGACAGg GTACACAAAGATCGGATATGCAGGAAACACGGAACCACAGTTCATCATGCCGTCCT GCATCTCCATCAAGGAGTCGGCCGGTGTGGGGGAGCAGGCCCAGAGGAGGCTCGTACGAGGAGTCGATGACCTGGACTTCTACATCGGAGACGAAGCCGTAGACAAACCCAACTATGCAACCAAg TGGCCCATCCGTCATGGGATGGTGGAGGACTGGGACCTGATGGAGAAGTTTATGGAACAGGTTATCTTCAAATACCTGCGAGCTGAGCCTGAAGACCACAGCTTCCTCATG ACGGAGCCTCCTCTCAACACTCCTGAGAACAGAGAGTACCTGGCTGAGATCATGTTTGAGACCTTCAACATACCTGGACTCTACATTGCAGtacag GCGGTGCTGGCCTTGGCAGCGTCCTGGACGTCCCGTCAGGTGGGTCAGAGGACTCTAACTGGCATCGTGATTGACAGCGGAGACGGAGTGACACACGCCATCCCAGTg GCCGAGGGCTACGTGATTGGCAGCTGCATAAAACACATCCCCATCGCAGGGCGAGACATCACCTTCTTCATCCAACAGCTGCtcagagacagagaggtggGGATTCCTCCGGAGCAGTCACTGGAGACCGCCAAGATCGTCAAG gagCGGTACTGCTACATCTGTCCAGACATCGTGAAGGAGTTCTCCAAGTACGACTGTGATCCCGGTAAATGGATCAAACAGTACCGAGGTGTGAACAGCATCAGCCGGACCTCCTTCCACATCGACGTGGGCTATGAACGCTTCCTGGGCCCTGAGATCTTCTTCCATCCCGAG TTTGCTAACCCGGACTTCATGCAGCCCATCTCTGACGTCATTGATGAGGTCATTCAGAGCTGTCCAATCGACGTGAGGAGGCCGCTCTACAAG AACATCGTCCTGTCTGGAGGCTCCACCATGTTCAGAGACTTTGGGCGGCGGCTGCAGAGAGACCTGAAGAGGGTGGTGGACGCCCGGCTGAGGCTGAGCGAAGAGCTAAGCGGAGGACGAATAAAG cCGAAGCCGATGGAGGTGCAGGTGGTCACGCATCACATGCAGCGTTACGCCGTCTGGTTTGGAGGCTCCATGTTGGCGTCCACG ccGGAGTTTTCTCAGGTGTGCCACTCGAAGAAGGACTACGATGAGATTGGCCCGAGTATCTGCCGACACAACCCCGTGTTCGGCATCATGTCCTGA
- the LOC111588684 gene encoding apoptosis regulator Bcl-2-like, whose product MAAAYSSRDIVEDYLQDKLVSRGVAWPCPPPGRTPRRRGTAEDVLLDPGLAPPPLQAALHTAGDKLARCYHGDLWAQVSVRLCRDGGGVVQRHSLTAVSRELFRDGVNWGRIVTMMELGGALSAEAAEAGLTCQVDDIAGWMEDSLDSPPLRGWIQDNGGWDAFLQLYESRPPVTSWSLRTVVGLVVLGAAGITLGALFSQK is encoded by the exons ATGGCTGCTGCCTACAGCAGTCGTGACATCGTGGAGGATTACCTGCAGGACAAGCTGGTCAGCAGAGGCGTGGCCTGGCCGTGCCCACCGCCAGGTAGGACGCCACGGAGACGCGGCACTGCAGAAGACGTCCTTCTAG ATCCGGGTTTGGCTCCGCCCCCTCTGCAGGCTGCGCTTCACACTGCTGGTGACAAGCTAGCGCGCTGTTACCATGGCGACCTGTGGGCCCAGGTGTCGGTGCGGCTGTGCAGAGACGGTGGCGGTGTGGTGCAGCGGCACAGCCTGACAGCGGTTAGCCGGGAGTTGTTCAGGGATGGCGTCAACTGGGGACGCATCGTCACCATGATGGAACTGGGCGGAGCTCTGAGCGCTGAGGCTGCTGAGGCAGGTCTCACCTGTCAGGTGGACGATATCGCCGGCTGGATGGAGGACAGTCTGGACTCACCGCCACTCCGAGGATGGATCCAAGACAACGGAGGATGG GATGCCTTTCTGCAGCTGTACGAGTCCAGACCTCCAGTCACTTCCTGGTCCCTGAGGACGGTGGTTGGACTGGTTGTACTGGGAGCAGCTGGGATCACACTGGGAGCCTTGTTCAGCCAGAAATAA